The genomic interval CTTCACTTAACAGTAAGTGAGTAGGCAATAAAATTGTGGGATGCAGGGTTGGACACACGTAGGTTCAACCCCTTGCTCTTCTGTTTACTAGTAGTGTGAACTGGGACCAAAAAGAACATCTCAGAGGCTCAGTTTCTTTACtgagttgttttttaataataaatattatggaATTGCATCCATGAGCTCTTACTGTGTACCAGGtactattctaagtgctttacatatactaagtcatttaatcctcatgacaaccctatgaggtaaagaaactgaggcacagaggttgagtaaacttgcctaaggtcacacagttagtaaATGGTTGAGCTAGGATTTCAATCTGGCTCCATAGTCTTTTAATCACAGTACTATAAGattatatatgtaaaacactCAACACAGAGTTCAGACataatgctcaataaatggtaacaGTTACACATGAGAAAATAAACCCAGAAAGGTAGACAATGGAAGGCTtcagctaagtcatgtcagaaCAAGTAAACCCAGGACATCTTGCTCTTTACTCCTCTGTACTATGGGGCTTTTTAAAGCTCAGAATTGTTGCTGGGAGAGTAATTGAAAGTAGTAGTCTGTGTCACCCAGTTAGATTTTGCACACAAACCAGTTGGTTGGAGGGAAAAGGGCAGATTTTTTGAGGTTTGTTGCCACGCTCACAAATGGAAAGGCTGAAATTCAAGTGCAGAAATCTAAAACTAAATGTATTCCTTCAAGAAACCTTCAAGGCCCAAAAGATTTCACTGTATGTCCAATTAAtgcttttttggggggaaggagggatggaggcaagaatactggagtgggttgccattcccttctccaggagatcttcccgacccagggattgaagccaggtctccggcattgtaggcagacgctttaccgtctgagccaccagggaagttaattAATGTTTTACATAACAACAATAAATCCATCATCCCTGCCGTAGAGGCATATCTATGACCTGACTTAGTTTCAAGCAGAGGGGCTTGTGTTGCCTTTATATACAGAAAGATATTATAAACTTAGTAATTACTTTTTGGACCTGGCACCCAAGATTTAGTTATTATCTACAGGCTAAAACAAATATTAGTAAAAAGTCAGTTCTGTTGCTCTTTGAAAACAATCAGCTTATTCTAGTGGAAATAACTGCTCACAGAATATTTATATATGCTGTCAGGGTGATCTACAGCTGAACTCGTGAGGAAAAATCTTTATATCCTTTGAGGTTGAGCTCAGTAAAAGGAAATCAGATTTCCCATGAGGAATTAATTAGTGTCAACAAGTCTCTGGCCCTTACCGACTGCTTTTTGTCAGTCTCACCTCTGAATTTCTTCTTGGTTTCAGTTTGCTTTCAGATTGACTtgaattatagcttactcatatGCTTGAGAAGGTGTTTAGAGACGGTGATGGGAATGACCTCGAAAATTGAGTAGTTATGACCTTACTGAGTTAAAAGCTGTTGTTGGCTTTCTCGCTAATGTAACCAGCTGAATATCAGGGCAGAATGATTTTGTCACCACATAACCTAAGAGACCATGAGAACCCTTTTTCTgtgaataattcagttcagttctgtggTACCTCTGGACTCATTTTTGGACAGTCAGGCAACATGATATCATCTCTGTCTTCCAGGCCGTGGAACCCTATCAGATGAGCATGCTGGAGTGATATCTGTTCTAGCCCAGCAAGCAGCTAAGCTAACTTCGGACCCCACTGATATTCCTGTGGTGTGTTTAGAATCAGATAATGGGTGAGTAGATGGCAACAGATCCCTTCCTTTCCTATTTATTCAGGAAAATGCCTCAGAAACACGACCGGGGCTTGCCCCGTGTTCATCAGTGATTCCTCATTCCAGGTACTTGGAGGGAGGTTCCACCCTTTGGACGACAGGACCAGATGGGTTGGTCTCTGAAGCTAATGTGCTTTCAGACCACAACAACATTTAAAGGAAGAGTAAGAGTTGTCATGAACTATCAgtaaaagaaagcaataaataacaCAGAGGAAGACTCAACAACAGAAACAATGTCTGTAATAATAGAAGTATTAAAGACattccatggagaaggcagtggcaccccactccagtactcttgcctggaaaatcccatggatggaggagcctggtaggctgcagtccatggggtcactaagggtcggacatgactgagcgacttcactttcacttttcacttttatgcattggagaaggaaatggcaacccactccagtgttcttgcctggaaaatcccagggacaccagagcctggtgggctgccgtctatggggttgcacagagtcggacatgactgaagcgacttagcagcagcagtagcaaagaCATTCCAAGTGAGGGTCCTCCGAATATTAGTGAAAAAAGCAGAATACAAAACTATGCACATTATGATCACAGTTTTATatcaataaaatgagagaaaatgtatatatagtatacatgcAGATTAAAAAAAGGATAATATTAATAGTGGTTGTCTTTGAGggataaggtccatctagtcaaggctatggtttttccagtggtcatgtatggatgtgagagttggactgtgaagaaggctgagcaccgaagaattgatgcttttgaactgtggtattggagaagactcttgagagtcccttggactgcaaggagatccaaccagtccattctgaaggagatcaaccctgggatttctttggaaggaatgatgctaaagctgaaactccagtactttggccacctcatgcgaagagttgactcattagaaaagactttgatgctgggagggattgggggcaggagaagaaggggacgacagaggatgagatggctggatggcatcactgactcgatggacgcgagtctgagtgaactctgggagttggtgatggacagggaggcctggcgtgctgtgattcatggggtcgcaaagagtcggacacgactgagcgactgaactgaactgaacttgagggatggcaatggcaacccacttccagtactcttgcctggagaatcccatggacagaggagcctggtaggctgcagtccatggggtcactaagagttggatacgattgagcgtcttcactttcactttgagggaTAGGATTATAAGAttaatttcacatttatattttatactttcctGTATTTCCCAAATGTTTTATTGTGTTTAGATATTGCTttcatatatagaaaaataagtattactTTTTTGTTGTATCCTAAATCAAACAGCCTCTTTAATCTTACACTGCCACCCACTTGTAGCACTTTACTGAGTATCTTCCACATTGCCTTTCAGGAACATCATGATCCAGAAACACGATGGCATCACAGTGGCAGTGCACAAAATGGCTTCTTGACATCTCGTGTCGGTGCTCCTGCATATCAGCTCTCTTGCAGCCTGTCACAGGGACTCGGTCGCACCTTATGTGAATTAGCTCATAGAACTATTAAACCATTCGTGTAATATGCATTGGGCACTTTTCTGTTAATTTCAGAGTAGGTTGCTTTTTGACACTCTGTGGATTTAGTTAGGAAAGGATCATGTTTTGAAGCAGCAGGTTTAGGTCACCTTGTATATAGAATTTTGTTAAGTTTAATAAACCTGGTTGGAGGAAAGCTTGGatcttttctgaattctttaaACTCTTaacaaatgttcatttttttaattatcaaattgtaatttttcttaaaaagggtAACTACTCCAAATTGTTCTCTTTCAGAAGCTCCTGAAATACATAGATTCTCACAGAAGCATCTATGGATATGTAAACCAAGTCAAGCTTACTGTTACCccataataaaaacataatagcAGATATCATAAGtatttactatatgccaggaacACACTTAATTCTCATTAACAACCATATATGGGTTTTCCTAgcaaaaaggtggaagcaactcaaatgtcttattgatgggtgaatggataagcaaaacatggtatatacataccatggaatattattcagcctttaaaaactAAGGAAGTTTTGACACATGCTATAGCATGGAGGACTCTGGAGGacattatgataagtgaaataagccagtcacaaaaagacaaatactgtatgattccatctaTATGGGGTGCTACCAAGAGCAGAAAAATTCATACagacaggaagtagaatggtggttgctaggGTGAGAGGGGAAAAATGGGGAGTTACAGTTTAATGGGTACACAATTTTTGTTtcacaagatgaaaagagttctagagatggatggGGTGATGGCAGCaacaatataaattatttaataccactgaactgtacgcTTAAGGAtgattatgatttaaaaaatgattataatagtaaattttatgttttatgtattttaccacaataaaagttttaatttaaaaatgaataaaaataccaCATGAATAAATAATTCAGCACAATTCCAAGAGGAAGATCAacttataaaagtgaaaaggatTTTTCTGTAtctcaaaatagaaaacaaaacatttgcaataacaataaaaataatacatttaggaATTTAATAAAGGATAAAACCTATATAGGGAAAAAATTTTTACTCAaggattaaaaaatgagcagcaCTAAGTaattatgaaatataataaaacaaaatatcaaatCTGCAAAGACTTTTTCCTGAATATagttttcctaatttttcaaTATAGTCCTAATAAAGATGGCAGTAGAAAATTTTTTTGTTAACTTGATACACTTTTCTAATATTTCATGGAAGAATAAAAGTTTCATAAATAGTTGTCAAAAAAGCCCATATGGTAAGTACTCATTTGTCCCGTTTTGCATTTGTATAATTAAGGGATTAGCAGTCACCATTTGTACCTAAGATTTCAACTCCGAATCTTACTTGTCTTGGTTTCTCCCATACAACAAGGCAAGTCattcataattataaataaattccttCCCTCCAGAGCGTCCCTCCCCTTTgctcaccccatccctccaggtcatcacagagagcCAGACGgggctccttgtgctatacagcagctacTCACCAGCTATCCAGCTCACACCTGATAGCATGTACATGTTGAGATGGGCAGAAGGCCTAAACAGAGCCTTGTTAACAGCCCGATCACTGCAGAAATAGGTATGATTGGCCAGAAGAAAATCTACTGTTCGAAATACGTGCTATCTTCTTTTTCAGCCTTTATCATTCTCAACAACAGAACAGTGCACAAGCAGATTAAAAAGTCTTCATTTTGTTGAATTTGAATGCAGCTTCTGTTGCACTCTAGCAGTTTAATATCTGACAGTATAAAAAGAAATCTCCAGAATAATATTCAAAAATACCAAGCACCTATAAATAAAAAGTGCTAGTTTAAATTAAGCCCAGTGGCCTACTCTTATAATTTAAGAAATGGTGGGAACTCTCCCCAAATCTTAACTCTTCTGCACAAAGAGTGAGGACAGAAGAATTCcgctaaaaataaaatcttggtaGTTCTGTATTAACACTCTAGGTCCCCAAGTGCCAAAAAGTATTCATGGGATATGTTTGTCAGTGGATTGACAGTGGTGACAGGAAAACCATGCTGCATTCTTGCTGAGTAACTTTAAGGCCAAGAAGGCTGAGGGAATTATTTATGCTTAGTTCAAGATCCTAAAAGCTTTATTAAATCAATTGGGTACAGATGTCAGAATTTAACCAATATTCCAACGGTGGTTTAAGAATTCTGCTCTTGATATTAAGCCCCACATGATTAATAAGAACCATTTTCAATGAACTAAGTATACCAATAGCAGGTCATTTAAGTGCAGTTACTATATATAGAGTCCTCACAACAAACTTTCAAATAATATTAGCCACATTTTACACGGCTGGAAGCAGAGTCAGAAAGGGTAACTTGCCCAGAGTCTGCAGACTTAAATAATGGTAAGGTTGAGATTCTAACCAAGTTTGCATTTCCCACTGTACCTCAGAGTTTTCTGTATGAAAGATATGTTTCAAGGGGTTCATCTCTTACAGCATATTTGCAGCTTTCCTAGCTTCAGTAAATGACTCACTGTTCTGCTGCATTTTAAATCGGACCCCGCCCTCAGTATCAGAGCTGTCTATCAATACAAAAGCCTCTTGTCATCCTATTATCAGAATCATAGACAGCCCTGCTTTAAAGAGTAACAAGTTCCTAcccctcccccacaaaaaaaTCTTACAGATGTTtactaaaaagttatttttagagTATGATCCATGCTACCAACCACACCACACATAACTGCCCACTTAGAGGGCATCTTCTCAAACCACAaaagctctgctttttaaaagccTGAGAAGccccttactttttaaa from Budorcas taxicolor isolate Tak-1 chromosome 3, Takin1.1, whole genome shotgun sequence carries:
- the LAMTOR5 gene encoding ragulator complex protein LAMTOR5, with the protein product MEATLEQHLEDTMKNPSIVGVLCTDSQGLNLGCRGTLSDEHAGVISVLAQQAAKLTSDPTDIPVVCLESDNGNIMIQKHDGITVAVHKMAS